A genomic window from Triticum aestivum cultivar Chinese Spring unplaced genomic scaffold, IWGSC CS RefSeq v2.1 scaffold27977, whole genome shotgun sequence includes:
- the LOC123172962 gene encoding uncharacterized protein: MADAADGGNDLELVSLTASAYAAAPGPISPPPLLQADPPAAAATFMSQHFNLPAEEAPADLLDGGRQELESTTPAMPPPDGGLGIPCAEKNNNCCETETEALDCDQPGRSSDSVILWVDMERKISPSPSATLDDAGSDRSRSASPPHSHVSAAATDDGIALGSTAACLPAPVAAPPRAPCVAWWKKTFSFLRANARESLTFRFVFVADKLQLRLEFGVDSQKIRFPASKTLGQVKFSMLGGSPVGKIPA, translated from the exons ATGGCCGACGCCGCAGACGGCGGCAACGACTTGGAGCTCGTGTCGCTCACCGCGTCCGCCTACGCCGCCGCTCCAGGCCcaatctcgccgccgccgctgcttcagGCTGACCCTCCTGCTGCTGCTGCAACCTTCATGTCCCAGCACTTCAATCTGCCGGCGGAGGAAGCGCCTGCCGATCTTCTTGACGGTGGGCGCCAGGAGTTAGAATCCACCACCCCTGCCATGCCGCCACCGGATGGTGGTCTCGGCATCCCCTGCGCAGAGAAGAACAACAACTGCTGCGAGACGGAGACGGAGGCGCTGGACTGTGACCAGCCGGGACGTTCGTCAGATTCAGTTATCCTCTGGGTCGACATGGAGCGCAAGATTAGTCCGTCACCGTCAGCCACCTTGGATGACGCAGGTTCAGATCGTAGCCGCAGCGCGTCTCCTCCTCACAGCCATGTTTCTGCTGCTGCCACGGATGATGGCATTGCTCTCGGCTCCACTGCAGCTTGCCTGCCTGCTCCGGTGGCCGCGCCGCCGAGGGCCCCTTGCGTAGCGTGGTGGAAGAAGACCTTCTCGTTTCTGCGCGCCAACGCCAGAGAGTCTCTCACCTTCCGCTTCGTCTTCGTCGCCGACAAGCTGCAGCTCAGGCTTGAATTCGGTGTCGACAGCCAG AAGATACGCTTCCCGGCGAGCAAGACACTTGGTCAGGTGAAATTCAGCATGCTTGGTGGAAGCCCTGTTGGTAAAATACCTGCATAA